One genomic region from Camelus bactrianus isolate YW-2024 breed Bactrian camel chromosome 3, ASM4877302v1, whole genome shotgun sequence encodes:
- the LOC123614105 gene encoding protocadherin beta-17, whose product MTGMPVPKATQKRQVTTIIILLLLWDVGGVIIKYSVLEERDSGSFVANLAKDVRLGLGELAARGARILSKGNKQYLELEQKSGNVFLKEKLDREELCGDTDPCIVHFQVLLKNPVQFIQGELQLQDINDHAPEFLENEIVLKISESSHPGTAFPLKIAQDLDVGCNTVQNYTISTNFHFHLFTRNHSDGRKYPELVLDKELDREEQPELRLTLTALDGGSPPKTGTSQVLILVLDINDNAPEFAQQLYEVQVPENSLVGSLVITVSARDLDAGTYGELSYSFFQSSNQVIQAFELNTVTGDILLKKQLDFEEIRSYHMEIEASDGGGLSGKCTVAIEVTDVNDNAPELTVSLLISDIPENTPDTVVAIFGISDPDAGDNGKMMCSIQEHLPFLLKLTVGNFYTLVTEGALDREIKAQYNITITVTDMGTPRLKTEHNITVLVSDVNDNAPAFTQASYTLRVHENNSPALHIGTVSATDTDAGANAQVTYSLLPPADPHVPLASLVSINADNGHLFALRSLDYEALRAFEFRVGAADRGSPPLSSQALVRVLVEDDNDNAPFVLYPLQNTSAPCTELLPRAAEPGYLVTKVVAVDGDAGQNAWLSYQLLKATEPGLFGVWAHNGEVRTARPLSERDAARHRLLVLVKDNGEPPLSASVTLHVLLVDGFSQPHLPPPEAEAEAAAAAPADPLTVYLVVALASVSSLFLFSVLVFVAVRLCGRGGAARAGRCSVPEGPFPGHLVDVSGTGTLSHSYQYQVCLSGGTGTSEFKFLKPVVPSFLSEGTGTDSEENSNFGNHFEFN is encoded by the coding sequence ATGACGGGGATGCCAGTACCCAAAGCGACACAGAAAAGGCAAGTGACCACCATTATTATTCTATTACTATTGTGGGATGTGGGTGGTGTGATCATTAAATATTCCGTTCTAGAAGAGAGGGACAGCGGCTCATTTGTGGCCAATCTAGCAAAAGATGTCAGGTTGGGCTTAGGGGAACTGGCCGCGCGGGGCGCCCGGATTCTTTCCAAAGGGAATAAACAGTATTTGGAGCTCGAGCAGAAGAGTGGGAACGTGTTCCTAAAAGAAAAACTGGACCGGGAAGAGTTGTGCGGTGACACAGATCCCTGTATAGTGCATTTCCAGGTGTTACTGAAAAACCCAGTGCAGTTTATTCAAGGTGAATTACAGCTCCAAGACATAAATGACCATGCCCCAGAATTCTTGGAAAATGAAATCGTCCTGAAAATCTCAGAAAGCAGCCACCCAGGGACTgcatttcctttgaaaatagcTCAAGATTTAGATGTGGGCTGTAACACAGTTCAGAACTACACAATTAGCACCAACTTCCATTTCCACCTTTTCACTCGAAATCATAGCGATGGCAGGAAATACCCAGAGCTGGTGCTGGACAAAGAACTGGACCGTGAGGAGCAGCCAGAGCTCAGGTTAACCCTCACGGCGCTGGATGGTGGGTCACCGCCCAAGACTGGGACTTCCCAGGTTCTCATCCTGGTCCTGGACATAAATGACAATGCTCCTGAATTTGCTCAGCAGCTCTATGAGGTGCAGGTCCCAGAGAACAGCCTTGTAGGCTCCCTGGTCATCACTGTCTCTGCTAGAGATTTGGATGCTGGGACCTACGGAGAGCTCTCCTACTCATTTTTCCAATCCTCAAATCAAGTCATTCAGGCCTTTGAACTAAACACAGTTACGGGggatattctattaaaaaaacagtTGGATTTTGAGGAAATTCGATCTTACCATATGGAAATTGAAGCCTCAGATGGTGGTGGTCTTTCAGGAAAATGCACCGTAGCTATAGAAGTGACGGATGTAAACGACAACGCCCCTGAATTGACCGTGTCATTACTCATCAGTGATATCCCAGAAAACACCCCTGACACTGTGGTAGCTATTTTCGGAATTTCAGATCCAGATGCCGGGGACAATGGCAAAATGATGTGCTCCATCCAAGAACATCTCCCCTTCCTTCTGAAACTTACTGTAGGAAATTTCTACACTTTGGTAACAGAAGGAGCGCTGGACAGAGAGATCAAAGCACAGTACAACATTACAATCACCGTCACTGACATGGGGACACCCAGACTGAAAACCGAGCACAACATAACAGTGCTGGTGTCCGACGTCAACGACAACGCCCCCGCCTTCACCCAGGCCTCCTACACCCTGCGGGTCCACGAAAACAACAGCCCCGCCCTGCACATCGGCACCGTCAGCGCCACAGACACAGACGCCGGCGCCAACGCCCAGGTCACCTACTCGCTGCTGCCGCCCGCCGACCCGCACGTGCCCCTGGCCTCCCTCGTGTCCATCAACGCCGACAACGGCCACCTGTTCGCCCTGCGGTCCCTGGACTACGAGGCCCTGCGCGCCTTCGAGTTCCGCGTGGGCGCCGCCGACCGCGGCTCGCCGCCGCTGAGCAGCCAGGCGCTGGTGCGCGTGCTCGTGGAGGACGACAACGACAACGCGCCCTTCGTGCTGTACCCGCTGCAGAACACCTCGGCGCCCTGCACCGAGCTGCTGCCCAGGGCGGCCGAGCCGGGTTACCTGGTGACCAAGGTGGTGGCGGTGGACGGCGACGCGGGCCAGAACGCCTGGCTGTCGTACCAGCTGCTCAAGGCCACGGAGCCCGGGCTGTTCGGCGTGTGGGCGCACAACGGCGAGGTGCGCACGGCCAGGCCGCTGAGCGAGCGCGACGCGGCCAGGCACAGGCTGCTGGTGCTGGTCAAGGACAATGGCGAGCCGCCGCTGTCGGCCAGCGTCACGCTGCACGTGCTGCTGGTGGACGGCTTCTCGCAGCCCCACCTGCCGCCCCCGGAAGCGGAAGCggaggcggcggccgcggcgccgGCCGACCCGCTCACCGTCTACCTGGTGGTGGCCTTGGCGTCCGTGTCGTCGCTCTTCCTCTTCTCGGTGCTGGTGTTCGTGGCGGTGCGGCTgtgcgggcggggcggggctgcgcgGGCGGGTCGCTGCTCGGTGCCCGAGGGCCCCTTCCCGGGCCACCTGGTGGACGTCAGCGGCACCGGCACCCTGTCCCACAGCTACCAGTACCAGGTGTGTCTGAGCGGAGGTACTGGGACGAGCGAATTCAAGTTTCTCAAACCTGTTGTCCCCAGCTTCCTGAGTGAAGGGACTGGTACAGACTCCGAGGAAAACTCTAACTTTGGAAATCATTTTGAGTTCAATTAG
- the LOC105061765 gene encoding protocadherin beta-8-like, with amino-acid sequence MPQENWVLCKGLRTRIFLRYLVEEPASDTEGFTAQRNYPRLKLHRGRTMESSRKLICRQRQVLFFFLFLGLAQAGSEPRRYSVVEETEGSSSVTNLAKDLGLGHGELSRRGARVIFKGNKLHLQLDQETGDLLLNEKLDREELCGHTEPCVLRFQVLLENPLEFFQAELQVIDINDHAPVFIDRDMLLKIPESTSPGTTFPLKNAQDVDVGRNNIENYIISPNSNFRVITRKRSDGKKYPELVLDKVLDREEEPDLRLTLTAHDGGSPPRSGTAQIYIEVVDINDNAPEFEQPFFRVQIPEDSPVGFLIANVSATDIDTGVNGEISYSLFQASEEISKTFEISPMTGEIRLKKQLDFETTQSYEVNIEARDTGGLSGKCTVLIQVMDVNDNAPEVTMSALTRQIPENRPETVVAVFSVSDLDSEENGKIRCSIQDDLPFFLKSSTENFYTLVTERPLDRETRGEYNVTITVTDLGTPKLKKQHNITVLVSDVNDNAPAFTQASYTLRVRENNSPALHIGTVSATDTDAGANAQVTYSLLPPADPHVPLASLVSINADNGHLFALRSLDYEALRAFEFRVGAADRGSPPLSSQALVRVLVEDDNDNAPFVLYPLQNTSAPCTELLPRAAEPGYLVTKVVAVDGDAGQNAWLSYQLLKATEPGLFGVWAHNGEVRTARPLSERDAARHRLLVLVKDNGEPPLSASVTLHVLLVDGFSQPHLPPPEAEAEAAAAAPADPLTVYLVVALASVSSLFLFSVLVFVAVRLCGRGGAARAGRCSVPEGPFPGHLVDVSGTGTLSHSYQYEVCLMGDTGASEFKFLKPTVPNFQGHSPGPEIEQIPNFSKDFAFSIK; translated from the coding sequence ATGCCACAGGAGAACTGGGTCCTTTGTAAAGGACTACGCACCAGAATATTTCTGAGGTATCTTGTGGAAGAACCAGCCTCTGATACTGAGGGCTTTACAGCACAGCGGAACTATCCTCGCCTGAAGCTACACCGAGGAAGAACAATGGAGTCCAGCAGGAAGCTCATTTGCAGACAAAGGcaagtcctttttttctttcttttcttgggcTTGGCTCAGGCAGGCTCTGAACCTAGGCGCTATTCTGTggtggaggaaactgaggggaGCTCTTCAGTAACCAATTTAGCAAAGGACCTGGGTCTGGGGCATGGGGAACTCTCCAGGAGGGGAGCTAGAgtcattttcaaaggaaataaactgCATTTACAGCTCGATCAGGAGACTGGGGATTTACTGCTTAATGAGAAACTGGACCGGGAGGAACTGTGTGGTCACACAGAGCCCTGTGTGCTGCGTTTCCAGGTGTTGCTAGAGAATCCCTTAGAGTTTTTTCAAGCTGAGTTACAAGTAATAGACATAAATGACCATGCTCCAGTGTTCATAGACAGAGATATGTTGCTAAAAATACCAGAGAGCACTTCTCCTGGAACTACCTTTCCTCTGAAGAACGCTCAGGATGTGGATGTAGGCCGAAATAATATTGAAAACTATATAATCAGTCCTAACTCCAATTTTCGGGTCATCACCCGAAAACGCAGTGATGGCAAGAAATATCCCGAACTTGTGCTGGACAAAGTGCTGGATCGTGAAGAGGAACCTGATCTCAGGTTAACCCTCACTGCTCATGATGGCGGCTCTCCACCCAGGTCTGGCACCGCTCAGATTTACATCGAAGTCGTGGACATCAACGATAACGCCCCTGAATTTGAGCAGCCTTTCTTTAGGGTGCAGATCCCTGAGGACAGTCCAGTAGGCTTCCTGATTGCCAACGTCTCTGCTACGGATATAGACACAGGAGTCAATGGAGAGATTTCCTATTCACTTTTCCAGGCTTCAGAAGAGATTAGCAAAACCTTTGAGATCAGCCCCATGACAGGAGAAATTCGACTGAAAAAACAACTTGATTTTGAAACAACTCAGTCCTATGAGGTCAATATCGAGGCCAGAGATACTGGAGGTCTTTCTGGAAAATGTACTGTTCTGATTCAAGTCATGGATGTGAACGACAATGCCCCTGAAGTCACCATGTCTGCACTTACCAGACAGATCCCTGAAAACCGGCCCGAGACGGTggttgcagttttcagtgtttcAGATCTTGATTCGGAAGAGAATGGGAAAATACGTTGCTCCATTCAAGACGATCTACCTTTTTTCTTGAAATCCTCCACGGAAAACTTTTACACCCTCGTAACCGAGAGACCGCTAGACAGAGAGACCAGAGGGGAATACAATGTCACCATCACCGTCACGGACTTGGGGACACCAAAGCTGAAAAAACAGCACAACATAACAGTGCTGGTGTCCGACGTCAACGACAACGCCCCCGCCTTCACCCAGGCCTCCTACACCCTGCGGGTCCGCGAGAACAACAGCCCCGCCCTGCACATCGGCACCGTCAGCGCCACAGACACAGACGCCGGCGCCAACGCCCAGGTCACCTACTCGCTGCTGCCGCCCGCCGACCCGCACGTGCCCCTGGCCTCCCTCGTGTCCATCAACGCCGACAACGGCCACCTGTTCGCCCTGCGGTCCCTGGACTACGAGGCCCTGCGCGCCTTCGAGTTCCGCGTGGGCGCCGCCGACCGCGGCTCGCCGCCGCTGAGCAGCCAGGCGCTGGTGCGCGTGCTCGTGGAGGACGACAACGACAACGCGCCCTTCGTGCTGTACCCGCTGCAGAACACCTCGGCGCCCTGCACCGAGCTGCTGCCCAGGGCGGCCGAGCCGGGCTACCTGGTGACCAAGGTGGTGGCGGTGGACGGCGACGCGGGCCAGAACGCCTGGCTGTCGTACCAGCTGCTCAAGGCCACGGAGCCCGGGCTGTTCGGCGTGTGGGCGCACAACGGCGAGGTGCGCACGGCCAGGCCGCTGAGCGAGCGCGACGCGGCCAGGCACAGGCTGCTGGTGCTGGTCAAGGACAATGGCGAGCCGCCGCTGTCGGCCAGCGTCACGCTGCACGTGCTGCTGGTGGACGGCTTCTCGCAGCCCCACCTGCCGCCCCCGGAAGCGGAAGCggaggcggcggccgcggcgccgGCCGACCCGCTCACCGTCTACCTGGTGGTGGCCTTGGCGTCCGTGTCGTCGCTCTTCCTCTTCTCGGTGCTGGTGTTCGTGGCGGTGCGGCTgtgcgggcggggcggggctgcgcgGGCGGGTCGCTGCTCGGTGCCCGAGGGCCCCTTCCCGGGCCACCTGGTGGACGTCAGCGGCACCGGCACCCTGTCCCACAGCTACCAGTATGAGGTGTGTCTAATGGGAGATACTGGGGCCAGTGAGTTCAAGTTTCTGAAGCCGACTGTGCCCAATTTTCAAGGCCATTCCCCAGGgccagaaatagaacaaatcccTAACTTTAGTAAAGACTTTGCTTTCAGTATTAAGTGA
- the PCDHB7 gene encoding protocadherin beta-7: MEARVVRTVKKRQVLFLCVFLGVSWAGAEQLRYFVEEETERGTFLANLANDLGLGVGELSARGPRIVSDQNMPFLLLDPLTGHLLLNEKLDREELCGPTEPCVLPFQLLLEKPLQIFRAELWVRDINDHSPVFLDREITLKILESTTPGAAFLLESAQDSDVGTNNLRNYTISPNAYFRITVHDSGEGIIYPELVLDRVLDREEVLELTLTLTALDGGSPARSGTALVRILVLDINDNIPEFVQSLYKVQVPENSPVGSLVVTVSARDLDTGSNGEIVYAFFYATERILKTFQINPTSGNLHLKAALNYEEMQTYTLTIQAKDGGGLSGKCTVMVQVTDINDNPPELLMSSFTSPIKENSPETVVAVFRIRDRDSGNNAKTVCSIPDDLPFVLKPSIENYYTLVTESPLDREKRVEYNITITVTDMGTPRLKTQHNITVLVSDVNDNAPAFTQASYTLRVRENNSPALHIGTVSATDTDAGANAQVTYSLLPPADPHVPLVSLVSINADNGHLFALRSLDYEALRAFEFRVGAADRGSPPLSSQALVRVLVEDDNDNAPFVLYPLQNTSAPCTELLPRAAEPGYLVTKVVAVDGDAGQNAWLSYQLLKATEPGLFGVWAHNGEVRTARPLSERDAARHRLLVLVKDNGEPPLSASVTLHVLLVDGFSQPHLPPPEAEAEAAAAAPADPLTVYLVVALASVSSLFLFSVLVFVAVRLCGRGGAARAGRCSVPEGPFPGHLVDVSGTGTLSHSYQYQVRLRGDLGTSEFKFLKPIIPNLASQSIGREVEEYPSYRNDSSF, from the coding sequence ATGGAGGCCAGAGTGGTGCGTACTGTGAAGAAAAGGCAAGTCCtatttctttgtgtatttctGGGAGTGTCTTGGGCTGGTGCGGAACAGCTTCGGTATTTTgtggaagaggaaacagagagaggcACCTTTCTGGCCAACCTAGCAAATgacctggggttgggggtgggggaactgTCAGCAAGGGGACCCAGAATTGTTTCAGATCAGAACATGCCATTTTTACTACTTGACCCGCTTACTGGTCATTTACTTCTAAATGAGAAATTAGACCGAGAGGAACTGTGTGGTCCCACAGAGCCGTGTGTGCTGCCTTTCCAGTTGTTACTGGAAAAGCCTCTTCAGATTTTCCGTGCTGAGTTATGGGTCAGAGACATCAACGATCATTCTCCAGTATTTCTAGATAGAGAGATTACCttgaaaatattagaaagtaccACTCCAGGGGCAGCATTTCTCCTAGAAAGTGCACAGGATTCAGATGTTGGAACTAACAACCTGAGAAACTACACCATCAGCCCCAATGCCTATTTCCGTATTACTGTCCATGATAGTGGGGAGGGGATTATCTATCCTGAATTGGTTCTGGATAGGGTGCTGGATCGTGAAGAGGTGCTTGAGCTCACTTTAACCCTCACAGCCTTGGATGGTGGCTCTCCAGCCAGATCCGGGACTGCCTTGGTACGCATTCTGGTTTTGGACATAAATGACAACATCCCTGAATTTGTACAGTCTCTCTACAAGGTGCAGGTGCCAGAGAATAGCCCTGTTGGCTCCCTGGTTGTCACCGTGTCAGCTAGAGATTTAGATACTGGAAGTAATGGAGAAATAGTTTATGCATTTTTTTACGCTACTGAAAGAATTCTCAAAACGTTTCAAATCAATCCAACATCCGGCAATCTTCATCTTAAAGCTGCACTGAACTACGAGGAAATGCAAACTTACACATTAACTATTCAGGCCAAAGACGGCGGAGGGCTTTCTGGAAAATGTACTGTGATGGTTCAGGTAACAGATATAAATGATAACCCACCAGAACTGCTCATGTCATCATTTACTAGCCCAATTAAAGAAAACTCACCCGAGACGGTCGTAGCTGTTTTCAGGATTCGAGACAGAGATTCAGGGAACAATGCAAAGACAGTGTGCTCCATCCCAGATGACCTCCCCTTCGTTCTGAAGCCATCTATAGAGAATTACTATACCCTGGTAACCGAAAGCCCGCTGGACAGAGAAAAAAGAGTCGAGTACAACATCACCATCACCGTCACAGACATGGGGACTCCCAGGCTGAAAACCCAGCACAACATAACAGTGCTGGTGTCCGACGTCAACGACAACGCCCCCGCCTTCACCCAGGCCTCCTACACCCTGCGGGTCCGCGAGAACAACAGCCCCGCCCTGCACATCGGCACCGTCAGCGCCACAGACACAGACGCCGGCGCCAACGCCCAGGTCACCTACTCGCTGCTGCCGCCCGCCGACCCGCACGTGCCCCTGGTCTCCCTCGTGTCCATCAACGCCGACAACGGCCACCTGTTCGCCCTGCGGTCCCTGGACTACGAGGCCCTGCGCGCCTTCGAGTTCCGCGTGGGCGCCGCCGACCGCGGCTCGCCGCCGCTGAGCAGCCAGGCGCTGGTGCGCGTGCTCGTGGAGGACGACAACGACAACGCGCCCTTCGTGCTGTACCCGCTGCAGAACACCTCGGCGCCCTGCACCGAGCTGCTGCCCAGGGCGGCCGAGCCGGGCTACCTGGTGACCAAGGTGGTGGCGGTGGACGGCGACGCGGGCCAGAACGCCTGGCTGTCGTACCAGCTGCTCAAGGCCACGGAGCCCGGGCTGTTCGGCGTGTGGGCGCACAACGGCGAGGTGCGCACGGCCAGGCCGCTGAGCGAGCGCGACGCGGCCAGGCACAGGCTGCTGGTGCTGGTCAAGGACAATGGCGAGCCGCCGCTGTCGGCCAGCGTCACGCTGCACGTGCTGCTGGTGGACGGCTTCTCGCAGCCCCACCTGCCGCCCCCGGAAGCGGAAGCggaggcggcggccgcggcgccgGCCGACCCGCTCACCGTCTACCTGGTGGTGGCCTTGGCGTCCGTGTCGTCGCTCTTCCTCTTCTCGGTGCTGGTGTTCGTGGCGGTGCGGCTgtgcgggcggggcggggctgcgcgGGCGGGTCGCTGCTCGGTGCCCGAGGGCCCCTTCCCGGGCCACCTGGTGGACGTCAGTGGCACCGGCACCCTGTCCCACAGCTACCAGTACCAGGTGCGTCTGAGGGGAGATTTAGGGACCAGCGAGTTTAAGTTCCTGAAGCCGATTATCCCCAATCTTGCATCCCAGAGCATAGGCAGGGAAGTAGAAGAATATCCCTCATATCGGAATGATTCGAGTTTCTGA